Proteins encoded together in one Chitinophaga sp. LS1 window:
- a CDS encoding FtsX-like permease family protein codes for MKQSFFGLLKKIIQTGIGKGRLVMATTGLGIAMFLLLLALQMHKDFDQLLYNQQNQNESVDFLVINKKITNDMMGQSEKSEFTPQEIADIKKQPFTTAFGFITSNQYKVSAAAPGDLHFYTEMFFEAVPDTFIDVKSEDWKWQPGDNTIPIILPNDFLNLYNFGFALSQGLPQISPETIKALPMKITISKGLLTQEFTGRIVGFSDRISSFLVPGSFMDWANGKFGNGQTAAPSRVIIKTKDPSNPVLVKYLEDKGYSTNQDKLKYSKTKVILQTIVSVIGFFGLILLLFALLVFSMFIQVVIASCKREIQLLVTLGTAPRQLQRYLMRQFVPLYIFTAIIALVLITVLQWKAAGILAGMKLFVSSWISPGTAGAAVLVIILVYIVNLWSVKRYINEIS; via the coding sequence ATGAAGCAATCGTTTTTTGGCTTACTCAAAAAGATCATTCAGACGGGCATAGGCAAAGGCCGCCTGGTTATGGCTACTACCGGTCTGGGTATCGCCATGTTCCTGCTGCTGCTGGCCCTACAGATGCATAAAGACTTTGATCAGTTGCTCTACAACCAGCAAAATCAGAATGAAAGCGTAGACTTCCTCGTCATCAACAAAAAGATCACGAACGATATGATGGGGCAGTCGGAGAAAAGTGAATTCACCCCACAGGAAATAGCCGATATCAAAAAGCAGCCATTCACCACTGCCTTTGGCTTTATTACTTCTAATCAGTACAAGGTTTCCGCCGCTGCTCCCGGAGATCTGCACTTCTATACCGAAATGTTTTTCGAAGCCGTACCAGATACCTTCATCGATGTAAAGAGTGAAGACTGGAAATGGCAACCTGGTGATAATACCATTCCCATTATCCTGCCAAACGACTTCCTCAATCTATACAACTTCGGTTTTGCACTGAGCCAGGGATTACCACAAATTTCCCCTGAAACCATCAAAGCACTCCCGATGAAAATCACGATTTCAAAAGGGCTGCTTACGCAGGAATTTACAGGTAGGATCGTTGGCTTTTCAGATAGAATTTCTTCCTTCCTTGTACCCGGTAGTTTCATGGATTGGGCGAATGGAAAGTTTGGCAACGGACAGACGGCCGCTCCCAGCCGTGTGATCATTAAAACAAAAGATCCTTCCAATCCTGTACTGGTCAAATACCTGGAAGATAAAGGATATAGCACCAACCAGGATAAACTCAAATACAGCAAAACCAAAGTGATCCTGCAAACCATTGTATCTGTAATTGGGTTCTTTGGTTTGATATTACTGCTCTTTGCACTGTTAGTCTTCAGTATGTTTATACAGGTTGTGATCGCGAGCTGCAAGAGAGAGATACAACTGCTGGTGACTTTAGGTACTGCACCGCGACAACTACAGCGATACCTGATGCGACAATTCGTGCCTTTGTATATATTTACAGCGATCATCGCGCTCGTATTGATTACAGTATTGCAATGGAAAGCAGCTGGTATACTTGCGGGTATGAAGCTATTTGTATCTTCATGGATCAGCCCCGGCACCGCCGGTGCTGCAGTACTGGTGATCATACTTGTTTACATTGTGAACCTGTGGAGTGTGAAGCGATATATCAACGAGATCAGTTAA
- a CDS encoding tetratricopeptide repeat protein, giving the protein MRQLLLFVTTATLFACNGPSESKKGLSSDVTLTDRNLYSADTVMMVANANAGKNKEADKLFLQAIDVYRNKKDPSQAVALFKKSIQAQPQAKAYYEMGNALGDIGELKEGLQSYDIADILDYKPLNKLLYNKACYYSRLGDQEKAKTYLISAIEFGYGNIKNLQKDPDLNNLRKENGYAFNDMILTAMSGATDPDKLQWAVFSHEFAQVKFPLLLDMKYASNMTEDRIISYDNERYVPEMRDYAFSREVGAEYYRVGLVKANDSNRTLIYGVVDEMGGNTLPVYYIASFNNKGVLIDKLQIGGQKILKDPFKIATINANYDIEVASFQLTYEKDPDKEGYDDNKIREQKALGKDTYAIKEDGHFVKKDMVLGMR; this is encoded by the coding sequence ATGCGTCAATTGTTATTGTTTGTAACAACAGCCACTTTATTTGCCTGTAACGGGCCCTCGGAAAGCAAAAAGGGATTGTCATCTGATGTTACATTGACAGATCGTAACCTATATTCAGCCGATACTGTAATGATGGTGGCCAATGCAAATGCAGGTAAGAACAAGGAAGCAGACAAACTGTTCCTGCAAGCCATCGATGTTTATCGCAACAAAAAAGACCCGTCTCAGGCGGTAGCTCTCTTCAAAAAATCCATCCAGGCACAGCCACAGGCAAAAGCCTACTATGAAATGGGGAATGCCCTTGGCGATATCGGTGAACTGAAGGAAGGATTACAGTCATATGATATTGCGGATATACTGGACTATAAACCGCTGAATAAACTGCTTTATAACAAAGCCTGTTATTATTCCAGACTGGGTGACCAGGAAAAGGCGAAAACCTATCTCATATCAGCCATCGAATTTGGTTATGGCAATATTAAAAACCTGCAAAAGGATCCGGACCTGAACAATCTCAGAAAGGAAAATGGATATGCATTCAACGACATGATCCTGACGGCCATGTCCGGGGCGACTGATCCGGATAAACTGCAATGGGCGGTATTCAGCCATGAATTTGCGCAGGTAAAATTCCCCTTGTTGCTGGATATGAAATATGCTTCTAATATGACGGAAGATAGAATCATTTCTTATGACAATGAACGTTATGTACCAGAAATGCGTGACTATGCATTTTCAAGGGAAGTAGGTGCTGAATATTACAGGGTAGGGCTGGTCAAAGCCAATGATAGTAATCGCACGCTGATCTATGGCGTAGTTGATGAAATGGGGGGTAATACACTACCTGTGTACTACATTGCGAGCTTTAACAACAAAGGCGTATTGATCGATAAATTGCAAATTGGTGGTCAGAAAATCCTGAAAGATCCTTTCAAAATAGCAACGATCAATGCAAACTATGATATCGAAGTTGCCAGCTTTCAGCTGACGTACGAAAAGGATCCGGATAAGGAAGGTTACGACGATAATAAGATCAGGGAACAAAAGGCATTGGGAAAAGATACTTATGCCATCAAAGAAGACGGTCATTTCGTGAAGAAGGATATGGTGCTAGGCATGCGTTAA
- a CDS encoding NAD(P)/FAD-dependent oxidoreductase, giving the protein MLESKVCIIGAGPGGAAAALQLAQLGVECVVVDKAVFPRDKVCGDGLSGKVITALNRIDPAIATRLKEAEFKVNSWGVTFVSPGRHSLDVGYRPDYNSQNDGHKETPIGYVCKRMDFDNFLVDEIKRRKEISLYENVNVDKYELLEDGYLVSGNKGGFQVKAKLLIIANGAHSSFTKEVAGITMEPNHYVAGIRAYYKNVSGNNPDNFIELHFLKSLLPGYFWVFPLPNGEVNVGVGILSEAVRKKKINLKKEMLDIIANDPVFKERFKDAELISSIEGYGLPLGSKVRVLHGERYMLVGDAAYLIDPFTGEGIGNALYSGRLAAIQANEALQANNFSAAQLAKYDSEVYRVMGPELKLSHRLQKLIRYPWLFNTLMKVSSRNKQLQELLSCMFYEVDLRKRLTKPSFYFKLLLNR; this is encoded by the coding sequence ATGTTGGAATCCAAAGTATGTATTATTGGTGCCGGTCCTGGCGGTGCCGCAGCAGCACTGCAACTTGCACAACTCGGCGTTGAATGTGTAGTAGTAGACAAAGCTGTTTTTCCCCGTGATAAGGTTTGTGGAGATGGATTGAGTGGAAAAGTAATCACGGCGCTTAACCGTATCGACCCTGCCATTGCAACCCGCCTCAAAGAGGCTGAATTCAAAGTAAACAGCTGGGGTGTTACCTTCGTATCGCCCGGCCGTCATAGCCTGGATGTGGGCTATCGCCCCGACTACAACAGCCAGAACGATGGTCACAAGGAAACTCCCATCGGCTATGTGTGCAAACGCATGGACTTTGACAACTTCCTCGTAGACGAAATCAAACGTCGCAAAGAAATCAGTTTATACGAAAATGTAAACGTTGATAAATACGAACTGCTGGAAGATGGCTACCTCGTAAGCGGCAACAAAGGCGGGTTCCAGGTAAAAGCTAAGCTGCTCATTATTGCCAATGGCGCCCACTCTTCTTTTACTAAAGAAGTAGCTGGTATCACCATGGAGCCGAATCACTACGTAGCAGGGATCCGTGCCTATTACAAAAACGTAAGCGGCAATAATCCTGACAACTTCATAGAACTGCACTTCCTGAAAAGCCTGCTCCCAGGCTACTTCTGGGTCTTTCCGCTGCCCAATGGCGAAGTTAATGTAGGCGTAGGTATTCTCAGCGAAGCGGTACGCAAAAAGAAGATCAACCTGAAAAAGGAAATGCTGGATATTATCGCAAATGATCCGGTATTCAAAGAGCGCTTTAAAGACGCAGAACTGATCAGCAGCATCGAAGGTTATGGTCTGCCGCTGGGTAGTAAAGTACGCGTACTGCATGGTGAGCGCTATATGCTGGTTGGCGACGCTGCTTACCTGATTGATCCCTTCACTGGCGAAGGTATCGGCAATGCGCTCTACTCCGGCCGCTTAGCTGCCATACAGGCAAACGAAGCACTGCAGGCGAATAATTTCTCCGCTGCCCAACTGGCCAAATACGATTCAGAAGTATACCGTGTGATGGGACCTGAGTTGAAACTGAGTCACCGCCTGCAAAAGCTGATCCGCTACCCATGGTTGTTCAACACGCTCATGAAAGTGAGCAGCCGCAACAAACAACTGCAGGAACTCCTCTCCTGCATGTTCTATGAGGTAGACCTGCGCAAGCGACTCACCAAACCATCCTTTTATTTCAAACTACTGCTTAACAGATAA
- a CDS encoding Dabb family protein produces the protein MFVHVVNFYLKADLSAADIKTFEEGVKSLSAVETLVTYNVGKPADTDRPVIVKDYSYCLLTAFNDEAGHDTYQVHPVHLAFVENCKHLWEKVVIFDSESF, from the coding sequence ATGTTTGTACACGTTGTAAATTTTTATCTGAAAGCAGATCTTTCGGCAGCTGATATCAAAACATTTGAAGAAGGTGTAAAATCCCTCAGTGCTGTGGAAACCCTCGTGACGTACAATGTAGGCAAACCTGCAGATACTGACAGACCAGTGATCGTTAAGGATTACAGTTATTGTCTGCTCACCGCGTTCAATGACGAGGCAGGGCACGACACCTATCAGGTACATCCTGTACACCTGGCATTCGTAGAAAACTGCAAACACCTGTGGGAAAAGGTAGTGATCTTCGATTCAGAATCTTTCTAA
- a CDS encoding DUF2306 domain-containing protein, giving the protein MKKGGITLLAAGILFATWLLIRLSIPYLAMNRYTDFLMTKQRVYHIRPWRISFYVHVFISFVVMLTGLLQFSWYVIKKYPGLHRRSGTIYAGVVLCFSGPSGLVMAFYANGGMPARISFVILALLWMYTTAMGWYYARQHKWMSHGAMMLRSYALTLSAVSLRLYAYLIDVFNIHIHPRASYILIAWLSWTLNLLIAELIIRKLAKIYPIKKELTHA; this is encoded by the coding sequence TTGAAGAAAGGGGGTATCACCTTATTAGCCGCCGGCATCCTGTTTGCGACCTGGCTGCTCATCAGGCTGAGTATCCCCTATCTTGCTATGAACAGGTACACCGATTTCCTGATGACCAAGCAACGGGTATATCATATCCGTCCATGGCGGATCAGCTTCTATGTACATGTATTCATCAGCTTTGTAGTCATGCTCACCGGGCTACTGCAATTCAGCTGGTATGTGATAAAAAAATATCCCGGCCTGCATCGCAGGTCCGGGACAATATATGCAGGGGTGGTACTGTGTTTCAGTGGCCCCAGTGGTTTAGTAATGGCGTTCTATGCGAATGGCGGCATGCCGGCACGTATCAGTTTCGTCATCCTCGCGCTTCTGTGGATGTATACCACCGCAATGGGCTGGTATTATGCCAGACAACATAAATGGATGTCACATGGCGCCATGATGCTCCGGAGCTATGCCCTCACACTTTCGGCAGTCAGCTTACGCCTGTATGCCTACCTGATAGATGTGTTCAATATTCACATCCACCCACGTGCTTCCTATATTCTCATTGCCTGGTTAAGCTGGACGTTGAACCTGCTCATTGCAGAACTGATCATCAGAAAGCTGGCTAAAATTTACCCGATCAAAAAGGAATTAACGCATGCCTAG
- a CDS encoding DUF2891 domain-containing protein, whose amino-acid sequence MKKSIILGALLISTFMSTAFAQQPLYTHNSAGHLALTIDGAAHLSKLPLKCMQLEFPYKTGVVFTDTSLVTNPRNYHPAFYGCYDWHSSVHGHWMLVRLLKSFPALPQHELILTKLQQNLTAEHILQEQKLFTNKENKGFERIYGWSWLLQLQRELLTWNSPEGRELAANVQPLATQFSKAYIDFLGKLMYPIRVGEHTNLAFGLCLAWDYAETAKDQPLQDAIKAAATRFYLADKNGPVSYEPGGYDFLSPCLEEADLMWRILPAAQYQTWIQEFLPGLFAKNITLFPIAQVKDRTDGKLVHLDGLNLSRAWCLYGIARHAGKNSAAIQALANQHLEAAIPHVASGDYAGEHWLASFAVYALTVENN is encoded by the coding sequence GTGAAGAAGTCCATCATATTGGGTGCACTCTTAATCAGTACTTTTATGTCTACTGCTTTTGCACAACAGCCGCTCTATACGCACAACAGTGCGGGTCATCTGGCACTCACCATCGATGGTGCTGCTCATCTATCCAAACTGCCATTGAAATGTATGCAGCTGGAGTTTCCGTACAAAACAGGTGTGGTATTTACCGATACCTCACTGGTGACCAACCCGCGGAATTACCATCCTGCCTTTTATGGTTGCTACGACTGGCATAGCAGCGTGCATGGTCACTGGATGCTGGTAAGGTTACTCAAATCCTTCCCTGCCCTGCCTCAGCACGAACTGATCCTGACCAAACTGCAACAAAACCTCACTGCTGAACACATTCTGCAGGAACAAAAACTGTTTACCAACAAAGAGAACAAAGGTTTTGAACGCATCTATGGCTGGAGCTGGCTGCTACAACTGCAAAGAGAACTGCTTACCTGGAACTCACCAGAAGGCCGGGAGCTGGCTGCCAATGTACAACCACTGGCTACCCAGTTTTCCAAAGCCTACATCGACTTCCTGGGGAAACTGATGTACCCCATCCGTGTAGGAGAACATACCAACCTGGCCTTTGGCCTTTGCCTGGCATGGGATTATGCGGAAACTGCGAAAGATCAGCCATTGCAGGATGCGATTAAAGCAGCTGCTACCCGTTTCTATCTGGCGGACAAAAACGGACCTGTCAGCTATGAACCGGGCGGCTACGACTTTCTCTCACCCTGCCTGGAAGAAGCAGACCTGATGTGGAGAATACTGCCAGCTGCACAATACCAGACCTGGATACAGGAATTCCTGCCAGGACTGTTTGCTAAAAATATCACGCTGTTTCCTATAGCACAGGTAAAAGATCGTACCGATGGTAAACTGGTACACCTGGATGGTCTGAACCTGAGCCGTGCATGGTGCCTCTACGGTATTGCCCGTCATGCAGGAAAGAATAGCGCCGCCATTCAGGCACTGGCCAACCAGCACCTGGAAGCTGCTATTCCACATGTAGCCAGCGGCGATTACGCCGGTGAACACTGGCTGGCATCCTTTGCTGTGTATGCCTTGACTGTCGAGAATAACTAA
- a CDS encoding DUF3857 domain-containing protein: MRFILLIISLFALPAGLLAQKNFSVSPTPDWLAPYKPDLGKAPDAREVSNGYFLLLLEEQHHAEKNAVYRHIIRQIVSEAGIQNGAEVSVEYDPTYEKLHFHQLVIRRNGQVITKLDPSRFRFLQKEEDLSRFIYSGTFTAYYILEDVRKGDQIEYAYTLEGANPIFEHKYANTFYFTSYDPIVNYYKALIAAPTRVIHFKAFNGARLPAKSNWNGMQLYEWKIADVMPADEDDNAPEWYTTIPFVQASEYKSWSEIINWGAKINTPPAPGTRLQARIAELKKQSGNDKTLYLQNAMRFVQDDIRYMGIEMGEYSHRPNSPDKILDQRFGDCKDKSLLLTTLLQADGINASMAYTNTYLKAHVSDYLPSPFMFNHVIVHAQLGDSSYWIDPTISYQRGPLREHSIPDYQQALIINTDGSDTLTNIPQYNIGTQTIKEHFILPDSKSKKGTLTVHSVYTLRFADQQRDVFANNSMKDQEKSYLDYYKNIYGELHTDSALKTIDNPIRNQFSVIERYQLEEPWKNDTEEPGQLEIPVTAGILQEALPKLSKKKNSKSHSPLSMRYPYSLDYTIDMDMPIEWYLSNEPVRISNAYYAFTFTPTVEGRHVTLHYTFNTFQDNIPVEYLAQYESDRNKMDDVISFSLFWSPDDPISTTTPTDNTVNWVTLTLAIFFIAFFARMAWKYNQYTIYPVQDVLIPAELRGFLFIIAFFVFFTPLAMLQAIFNNDFFSFKAWGQLSKATNIISNTSFLEFWFILRMVAALFFFVYSVLLIALFLNRRDTFPTAMVYFMVSTLLFRVIDTGLSHYLYKTSWETAELGGIIYIFVRGLLFTPYLLQSQQVKETFIMPHRSVISKEKGY; the protein is encoded by the coding sequence ATGCGATTCATTCTGCTGATAATATCCCTGTTCGCACTGCCAGCTGGCCTTCTGGCCCAAAAAAACTTCTCTGTTTCACCTACGCCCGACTGGCTGGCTCCTTACAAGCCGGACCTCGGCAAGGCACCAGATGCAAGAGAAGTGAGTAACGGCTACTTTCTACTCCTGCTGGAAGAACAACACCATGCAGAGAAAAACGCAGTGTACAGGCATATTATCAGACAGATTGTATCGGAAGCAGGCATTCAGAATGGTGCAGAGGTATCTGTGGAATACGATCCTACTTATGAAAAATTACACTTTCACCAGCTGGTCATCCGCCGGAATGGTCAGGTGATCACCAAACTGGATCCATCCCGCTTCCGCTTCCTCCAAAAGGAAGAGGACCTCTCCCGGTTTATTTACAGCGGCACCTTCACCGCTTACTACATTCTTGAAGATGTACGCAAAGGCGATCAGATCGAATACGCCTACACACTCGAAGGTGCGAATCCTATCTTCGAACACAAATACGCCAACACATTTTACTTCACGTCTTACGATCCAATCGTCAATTATTACAAAGCGCTCATCGCAGCACCGACAAGGGTCATCCACTTCAAAGCTTTTAATGGTGCACGCCTGCCGGCAAAAAGTAACTGGAACGGCATGCAATTGTATGAATGGAAGATTGCGGATGTGATGCCTGCTGATGAAGATGACAACGCACCAGAATGGTATACTACCATACCTTTTGTACAAGCCAGTGAATACAAATCATGGTCAGAAATCATCAACTGGGGCGCAAAGATCAACACACCTCCCGCTCCCGGCACTCGCCTGCAAGCAAGGATTGCTGAACTGAAAAAACAATCCGGCAACGACAAAACATTGTATCTCCAAAACGCCATGCGCTTTGTGCAGGACGACATTCGATACATGGGTATTGAAATGGGTGAATATTCACATCGGCCCAACAGCCCCGACAAGATTTTAGATCAACGCTTCGGTGATTGTAAAGACAAATCCCTACTGCTTACCACTCTTCTGCAGGCGGATGGTATCAACGCCAGCATGGCTTATACCAATACCTATCTGAAGGCGCATGTATCAGACTATCTGCCCTCTCCATTTATGTTCAACCACGTAATTGTGCATGCACAATTGGGAGACAGCAGTTATTGGATAGATCCTACCATTAGTTATCAGCGCGGACCTTTGCGTGAGCATTCAATACCTGATTATCAGCAGGCCCTGATTATCAATACTGATGGCAGTGATACACTCACCAATATACCTCAGTATAACATAGGCACGCAGACGATCAAAGAGCACTTCATACTGCCTGATTCCAAAAGCAAAAAAGGCACCCTCACTGTTCACAGCGTATACACCCTGCGATTTGCCGATCAGCAACGCGATGTATTTGCCAACAACAGTATGAAAGATCAGGAAAAATCCTATCTCGATTACTACAAGAATATTTATGGAGAATTACACACTGATTCTGCACTGAAAACGATCGATAACCCTATCAGGAATCAATTTAGTGTAATAGAACGGTATCAACTGGAAGAACCCTGGAAGAATGATACAGAAGAACCGGGACAACTCGAAATTCCTGTAACGGCCGGCATTCTACAGGAAGCATTGCCGAAGCTTAGCAAAAAGAAAAATAGTAAATCGCATTCACCATTGTCTATGCGTTATCCTTATTCACTGGATTATACCATTGACATGGATATGCCGATAGAATGGTATTTAAGCAATGAACCAGTCAGGATCAGTAATGCTTATTATGCTTTTACATTTACACCTACAGTAGAAGGCAGGCATGTGACATTGCATTATACATTCAACACCTTTCAGGACAATATTCCCGTCGAATACTTAGCGCAGTATGAAAGCGACAGGAATAAAATGGATGATGTTATTTCTTTCAGCCTATTCTGGTCTCCGGATGATCCAATATCGACAACAACACCCACTGATAATACGGTGAACTGGGTGACGCTGACACTCGCTATTTTCTTCATCGCCTTCTTTGCACGGATGGCATGGAAGTATAACCAATATACGATCTATCCGGTGCAGGATGTGCTGATACCTGCTGAACTAAGGGGGTTCCTGTTTATCATTGCCTTCTTTGTATTCTTCACACCACTGGCCATGTTGCAGGCCATTTTCAACAATGACTTTTTTAGTTTTAAAGCATGGGGGCAGCTTAGCAAGGCTACCAATATCATCAGCAACACCTCCTTCCTGGAATTTTGGTTTATACTCCGGATGGTAGCAGCATTATTCTTCTTTGTATATAGCGTACTGCTGATTGCATTATTCCTCAATAGAAGGGATACATTCCCGACTGCGATGGTGTATTTTATGGTGAGTACCCTCCTCTTCAGAGTAATAGATACAGGGTTATCACATTATCTATATAAAACCAGCTGGGAAACGGCGGAACTGGGAGGCATTATATACATTTTTGTAAGAGGCTTATTGTTCACCCCTTACCTGCTACAATCACAGCAGGTGAAAGAAACTTTTATTATGCCACACCGTTCGGTGATCAGCAAAGAAAAAGGGTACTGA
- a CDS encoding YbaB/EbfC family nucleoid-associated protein codes for MFDMFGKLQEAQQKMKESKERLALITVDGEAGDGAVKVTVTGNREVKSLEIAERLLGKDHKEELEDLVITALNRALKAAENTWESEMKSVAGGMLGPLGGLLG; via the coding sequence ATGTTTGATATGTTTGGAAAGCTGCAGGAAGCGCAGCAAAAAATGAAAGAAAGTAAAGAACGCCTGGCCCTGATCACTGTAGATGGTGAAGCTGGTGACGGTGCGGTAAAAGTAACCGTGACTGGCAACCGGGAGGTGAAAAGTCTGGAAATCGCAGAGAGATTGCTGGGAAAAGATCATAAAGAAGAGCTGGAAGACCTGGTGATCACGGCGCTGAACCGTGCGCTGAAGGCAGCAGAGAATACCTGGGAGTCTGAGATGAAAAGTGTGGCAGGTGGTATGCTGGGCCCGCTCGGAGGGTTATTGGGGTAA